The Humulus lupulus chromosome 3, drHumLupu1.1, whole genome shotgun sequence genome window below encodes:
- the LOC133823110 gene encoding pectate lyase-like, translating to MVNTMKFYVLFIFLTFATILVQSKIAEYDDYWKRRAEQSQKYAIEAYAPNPEEVTDQLNSHVEQSLTSNSTRRELRGRRNRKTGPCRATNPIDRCWRCDPNWASNRKKLADCVLGFGRDTVGGKYGSYYIVTDPSDNNLVDPLPGTLRHAVTQKQPLWIIFARSMIIRLSEELIMTGDKTIDARGANVRIAFGAGITIQFVKNVIIHNLHIHDIVASNGGNIRDSFDHVGFRTKSDGDGISIFGSTNIWIDHVSMSNCQDGLIDAIMGSTAITISNCHFTHHNEVMLFGASDSYSADQMMQVTVAFNHFGQGLVQRMPRCRWGFFHVVNNDYTHWLMYAIGGSQHPTIISQGNRFIAPPNENAKQVTKRDYADESEWKKWQWKSQGDLMMNGAFFVESGGHFNKKRFTRHEMIKYKPGTFVTRLTRNAGTLVCRFSKPC from the exons ATGGTTAACACAATGAAATTCTATGTTTTGTTCATTTTCTTAACTTTTGCTACGATATTGGTTCAATCTAAAATCGCCGAGTACGACGATTATTGGAAAAGAAGAGCTGAGCAATCCCAGAAATATGCCATTGAAGCTTACGCTCCAAATCCAGAGGAAGTCACTGACCAATTGAACTCCCATGTCGAGCA GTCTCTAACGTCGAACAGTACGagaagagaattgagaggaaGGAGGAACAGGAAGACAGGTCCATGCAGGGCCACAAACCCAATAGACAGGTGTTGGAGATGTGACCCCAACTGGGCCAGTAACCGTAAGAAGCTTGCCGACTGTGTCCTCGGCTTCGGGCGCGACACAGTGGGTGGTAAGTACGGTTCGTACTACATAGTGACCGACCCTTCAGACAACAATCTCGTCGACCCCTTACCCGGTACACTCCGCCACGCCGTCACTCAAAAACAACCTCTTTGGATCATCTTTGCTCGGAGCATGATCATCAGGCTCTCCGAGGAGCTTATCATGACCGGAGACAAGACCATCGACGCTCGAGGAGCCAATGTCCGCATTGCCTTCGGTGCTGGCATTACTATCCAGTTCGTCAAGAACGTTATTATCCATAACCTTCACATACACGACATCGTTGCCAGTAATGGCGGCAACATCCGGGACTCGTTCGACCACGTAGGTTTTAGGACCAAGAGTGACGGCGATGGTATATCCATCTTTGGCTCCACAAACATTTGGATTGATCACGTGTCCATGTCTAATTGTCAAGATGGCCTCATCGACGCCATCATGGGCTCCACCGCCATCACCATCTCCAACTGCCACTTCACCCATCACAACGAG GTGATGTTGTTCGGGGCGAGTGACAGTTACTCGGCGGACCAAATGATGCAAGTGACGGTTGCTTTCAACCATTTTGGGCAAGGATTGGTGCAAAGAATGCCGAGGTGCAGATGGGGATTCTTCCACGTGGTGAATAATGACTACACCCACTGGCTCATGTACGCCATTGGAGGTAGCCAGCACCCTACTATTATCAGTCAGGGAAATAGGTTCATTGCTCCCCCTAATGAGAATGCAAAACAG GTGACCAAGAGGGACTACGCAGACGAGAGCGAATGGAAGAAATGGCAATGGAAATCTCAGGGGGACCTAATGATGAATGGGGCTTTCTTTGTTGAGTCAGGAGGTCACTTCAATAAAAAACGGTTCACGAGGCACGAAATGATTAAGTACAAGCCTGGCACCTTTGTCACCAGACTTACTCGCAATGCTGGAACCCTCGTTTGCCGCTTCAGCAAACCATGCTAA